The Vicinamibacterales bacterium genome includes the window AGCACGCCGGTGCTCGCGGACGGCATCCTCTACGGCCTGTCCAGCCGCCGGCGCGGACAGTTCGTCGCCGTCGACGCCGCGACCGGCGCGCTGAAGTGGGCCACCGAGGGGCGCGCCACCAACCATGCCTCGATCCTTCTGACGCCGTCGCACGTATTACTCTTGACGGCCGGCGGCGAGCTGGTGCTCGTGAAACCGTCGCCGGCGAAGTACGACGAAGAACGCCGCTATACGATCGCCGACAGCGAGACGTGGGCCGTCCCCGTAATCCTCGCCGACGGCCTGATCGTCCGCGATGCGGGCGGGGTGATGAAACTGACGCCGTGATTCGATCAACGAGGCTTCCATGAAGTTCGCGATCCTCTGCTTTTCGATCTCCGCGCTGGCGCTCGCCCAGGCGCCTCCGCTGACCAAGGCGGAGCAGCTTCAGGACGCGGCGCGCAAAGGAGACGCCGCGGCGGTGAAGAAGCTGCTCGACGACGGCGTCGACGTGAACACCAAGTTCCGCTACAACGCCACCGCGCTGTTCTACGCCTGCGATCATGGCCACATCGACGTCGTGAAGGTGCTGCTGGATCGCGGGGCCGATCTGACGGTCAAGGACACCTTCTACGGCTTCACGCCCCTGGCGCTCTCGCTCGGTCCGGCGCAGAAGAAGAAGCCGGAGCACACCGAGATCGCCAAGCTGCTGATTGCCAGGGGCGCGCCGGGCAAGGACATGGCGCTGACCGCCGCGGTGCAGTCCGGCGACACCTCCCTGGCGCAGACCGTCCTCGACAGCGGCGGTTTGACGCCGGCGCAGCTCTCCGACGCGCTCGAAGCGGCGCGCGCGCAGAACAAGAGCGAGATGGCGGCGCTGCTGGACAAGGCCGGCGCGAAGCCGTACCAGGACTTCCCCATCGAGGCGGCGACGCTCGCGCGCCTTGCCGGCACGTACCGGAACCCGACGGGCACCGCCGAGATCGTCGTCACGGTCGCGGCGCCGCGGCTGAATCTCACCACGAGCAACGGACAGAAGCTCACGCTCGTCGCGCAGGACGCCCGAACGTTCAAAGCCATCGGCATGGGCGCCACCTTCGTCTTCGACATCGCCCCAGAGGCCGTCAAGAGCTTCACCATCACCCCCATGCAGGGGGCGCCCATCGTCTATACCCGCGTGGAGGGAAAGTGATCATCCGCCGCCCTGTTCTGGCCGCCGCGCTCTGTCTGGCGCTCGCGGCATCGCTGTCCGCGCGCCACGCCGAAGGGCAGAACTGGCCCGCGTTCCGCGGGGCCAACGCCGCCGGGACCGCCGACGGCAAGCCGACCGCCGTCAAGTGGAACGTTCCCGCCAACGAGAACGTCGCCTGGAAGGCGCCGATCGGCGGCGTCGCCGTGTCGAG containing:
- a CDS encoding ankyrin repeat domain-containing protein — its product is MKFAILCFSISALALAQAPPLTKAEQLQDAARKGDAAAVKKLLDDGVDVNTKFRYNATALFYACDHGHIDVVKVLLDRGADLTVKDTFYGFTPLALSLGPAQKKKPEHTEIAKLLIARGAPGKDMALTAAVQSGDTSLAQTVLDSGGLTPAQLSDALEAARAQNKSEMAALLDKAGAKPYQDFPIEAATLARLAGTYRNPTGTAEIVVTVAAPRLNLTTSNGQKLTLVAQDARTFKAIGMGATFVFDIAPEAVKSFTITPMQGAPIVYTRVEGK